Proteins encoded by one window of Rutidosis leptorrhynchoides isolate AG116_Rl617_1_P2 unplaced genomic scaffold, CSIRO_AGI_Rlap_v1 contig544, whole genome shotgun sequence:
- the LOC139884380 gene encoding L-type lectin-domain containing receptor kinase IV.1-like has protein sequence MSVEILFPVSLLAVLTYAQVTGFVYNGFRSANLSLDGIAGITSNGLLKLNNDTNQEQEGHAFHPYPVQFKNLPNGTVKSFSTTFVFAVRPPDASVRVNGFAFVVAPQRGLPGSLAGRYLGMFNETNNNKSSNHVFGVELDMILSPEFQDINDNHIGIDLNGLTSEKAAPAGYYQDNGEFNNLSLISGQEMQVWVDYDGAYKLINVTLAPINVQKPKTPLLSLQRDLSPIINENMYVGFSASIGSLIASYYVTGWSFSVNGEAQALDLSRLPKLPQIGKKTSKVMTIGLPLMVLFVVSVLISGAVYVIRRKRKLAEVLEDWERDYGPHRFKYRDLYIATKGFRDQELLGVGGFGRVYRGILPTSNIEIAVKMVSHESRQGMREFVAEIISIGRLRHRNLVALLGYCRRKGELLLVYDYMPNGSLDKYLYNQPKVTLNWMQRLRVIKGVASGLLYLHEGWEQVVIHRDIKASNILLDAEFNGRLGDFGLARLYDHGTDPQTTHVVGTFGYLAPEQMRTGKATTSTDVFAFGVFLLEVTCGRRPIKQGDTEDVTLVDWVSSCWDRGDILEASDPKLRAEFVEEEMELVLKLGLMCSHPNPSMRPSMRQVSQYLEGDLPMPELSSTNISSSRLTFAHREGLDDLAMSYPSSTSKAFSHLSSVAESLTSGGR, from the coding sequence ATGTCCGTCGAGATTCTTTTTCCGGTCTCTCTGCTAGCAGTTTTGACTTACGCTCAAGTGACCGGTTTCGTGTACAACGGTTTTAGATCGGCCAATCTGAGCCTCGACGGGATCGCCGGGATCACCTCCAATGGCCTCCTGAAGCTGAACAACGACACCAATCAGGAGCAGGAGGGCCACGCCTTCCATCCCTACCCGGTCCAGTTCAAGAACTTGCCGAACGGCACCGTCAAATCCTTCTCCACCACGTTCGTCTTCGCGGTTCGACCTCCGGATGCGAGCGTGAGAGTCAACGGCTTTGCCTTTGTTGTCGCACCCCAGAGAGGCCTCCCCGGGTCCCTGGCGGGCCGATATCTCGGCATGTTCAATGAAACCAACAATAACAAGTCTAGCAATCATGTGTTCGGGGTAGAACTCGACATGATCCTCAGCCCCGAGTTCCAGGACATTAACGATAACCACATCGGGATCGACTTGAACGGGCTGACGTCAGAAAAGGCAGCTCCGGCGGGGTATTATCAAGATAATGGGGAGTTCAACAACTTGTCCCTAATCAGCGGTCAAGAAATGCAAGTTTGGGTGGACTATGATGGTGCGTACAAACTGATCAATGTCACATTGGCTCCGATCAATGTGCAAAAACCGAAGACTCCCCTTCTGTCTCTTCAACGGGATCTCTCACCAATCATCAACGAGAACATGTATGTGGGCTTCTCAGCATCGATTGGTTCGCTCATAGCTTCTTACTATGTTACGGGTTGGAGCTTCAGTGTGAATGGAGAGGCTCAGGCACTTGACCTGTCCCGACTTCCTAAGCTTCCTCAGATCGGTAagaagacatcgaaagtaatgactATCGGGTTACCACTGATGGTTCTTTTCGTTGTATCGGTGCTGATCTCGGGTGCAGTTTACGTGATAAGAAGAAAAAGGAAATTGGCCGAGGTCCTTGAAGATTGGGAGAGGGACTACGGCCCGCACCGGTTCAAGTACAGAGATCTTTACATTGCGACAAAAGGATTCCGGGACCAAGAGTTATTAGGGGTCGGGGGGTTCGGCCGGGTCTATAGAGGAATCTTACCCACATCAAATATAGAGATTGCGGTGAAGATGGTCTCCCATGAATCGAGACAAGGCATGAGAGAATTTGTAGCGGAGATCATCAGCATCGGTAGGCTCCGTCACCGCAACCTAGTGGCGCTCCTCGGTTACTGCCGCCGGAAAGGGGAGTTGCTCTTGGTTTACGACTACATGCCCAATGGGAGCCTCGACAAGTACCTCTATAACCAACCAAAGGTCACCCTCAATTGGATGCAAAGATTAAGGGTGATCAAAGGAGTGGCATCTGGGCTGCTTTATCTGCATGAAGGGTGGGAGCAAGTGGTGATCCACAGGGATATAAAGGCGAGTAACATCTTGCTAGATGCTGAATTTAATGGAAGACTTGGAGATTTTGGGCTTGCGAGACTATACGACCATGGAACCGACCCTCAAACGACTCATGTCGTGGGAACGTTCGGTTATCTGGCCCCCGAGCAAATGCGTACTGGCAAGGCCACTACGAGCACCGACGTGTTTGCGTTCGGAGTGTTTTTGCTTGAGGTCACCTGCGGGAGAAGGCCAATAAAGCAAGGGGACACGGAGGACGTGACCTTAGTGGACTGGGTATCTTCTTGCTGGGACAGAGGCGACATTCTTGAGGCAAGTGATCCGAAATTGAGGGCGGAGTTTGTGGAAGAGGAAATGGAGTTGGTGCTGAAACTCGGGTTGATGTGTTCCCACCCCAATCCGTCGATGAGGCCAAGCATGCGTCAAGTATCGCAGTACTTGGAGGGCGATCTTCCGATGCCAGAATTGTCGTCCACCAACATTTCCTCCAGCCGTTTAACATTCGCTCATCGCGAAGGTTTGGATGATTTGGCCATGTCTTATCCGTCCTCCACAAGCAAGGCATTTTCGCACTTGTCTTCTGTCGCTGAATCGCTCACCTCAGGTGGTCGATGA